Proteins co-encoded in one Salvia splendens isolate huo1 chromosome 4, SspV2, whole genome shotgun sequence genomic window:
- the LOC121800050 gene encoding uncharacterized protein LOC121800050 → MANELGVIKFAVPFAALPPLSRSFAAYRAPRRAVLGAGFSFLSQFITMAAPNFGAKSFIASARVKGAVEKVLENMEWPEQFPFKEEDFQRFDESPDTLFYESPRFVTHIDDPAIAALTKYYSEVLPPSNTRGVAILDMCSSWVSHYPKGYKQPRIVGMGLNEEELKRNPVLTEYIVQDLNVDPKLPFEDNTFDVITNVVSVDYLSKPLEIFKEMARILKPGGLAIMSFSNRCFFTKAISIWTSTGDTDHVIIVGAYFHYAGGFEPPKAVDISPNPGRTDPMYVVYSKKLAA, encoded by the exons ATGGCAAATGAATTGGGCGTCATCAAATTTGCAGTTCCTTTTGCTGCTCTACCTCCACTTTCAAGGAGTTTTGCTGCATACAGAGCGCCTCGCAGGGCTGTTTTAGGCGCCGGATTCTCGTTTTTGTCGCAGTTTATCACCATGGCTGCTCCCAATTTTGGCGCCAAATCCTTCATCGCTTCCGCCAGGGTAAAGGGTGCCGTTGAGAAG gTATTGGAGAATATGGAATGGCCTGAGCAGTTTCCCTTTAAGGAAGAGGACTTCCAACGCTTTGATGA GTCACCAGATACACTGTTCTATGAATCTCCGCGTTTCGTGACTCATATTGATGATCCAGCCATTGCTGCACTGACTAAATATTACTCAGAGGTCTTGCCACCGAGTAATACTCGCGGAGTTGCTATACTTGACATGTGTAGCAGCTGG GTCAGTCATTATCCTAAGGGATATAAGCAACCAAGGATAGTTGGAATGGGCTTAAATGAAGAAGAGCTAAAGCGAAATCCA GTTTTGACGGAGTATATCGTGCAAGACTTAAACGTTGATCCTAAACTTCCATTTGAAGATAATACCTTCGACGTTATTACAAATGTG GTTAGTGTGGACTACCTATCGAAGCCTCTTGAAATTTTCAAGGAGATGGCACGGATCCTCAAACCAGGCGGACTTGCTATAATGAG CTTCTCCAATCGCTGCTTCTTTACGAAGGCAATCTCAATCTGGACATCGACAGGAGATACAGATCATGTAATAATAGTCGGAGCCTATTTCCATTACGCTGGAGGGTTTGAGCCTCCTAAG GCTGTAGACATATCTCCAAACCCGGGTCGCACCGATCCTATGTATGTTGTCTACTCGAAAAAGTTAGCAGCCTGA
- the LOC121800051 gene encoding tetraspanin-2-like, with the protein MAMSNNITALANFIALMCSIPIISAGIWLASKPDSECIRWLRWPLVFIGIAFLLVALTGFVGAYWKKEGLLGLYLVLMFMLIVLLLVLLVLAFVATRHAGAYSVPGAAFREYRLAGFSNWLRDHVIGDDNWPGIRACLAESQICPKLAGKYFSAAEFFAAHLSPIESGCCKPPMICGYQYAGPTTWNGASSVVADVDCAMWSNDPSQLCYNCESCKAGLLGNLRREWRKANVILIVTVVVLICLYVIACNAYKNAQLVDTVKR; encoded by the exons ATGGCCATGAGCAACAACATAACAGCTCTGGCGAACTTCATCGCCCTGATGTGCTCCATCCCGATCATCTCGGCCGGCATATGGCTCGCCTCGAAGCCCGACAGCGAGTGCATCCGGTGGCTGCGGTGGCCCCTGGTGTTCATCGGCATCGCCTTCCTCCTCGTTGCCCTCACGGGCTTTGTCGGCGCCTACTGGAAGAAAGAGGGCCTCCTCGGCCTCTACCTCGTCCTCATGTTCATGCTCAtcgtcctcctcctcgtcctcctcgtcctcgccttCGTCGCCACCCGCCACGCCGGCGCCTACTCCGTCCCCGGCGCTGCCTTCCGCGAGTACCGCCTCGCCGGCTTCTCCAACTGGCTCAGGGACCACGTCATCGGCGACGATAACTGGCCCGGGATTAGGGCGTGTTTGGCCGAGTCGCAGATATGCCCGAAACTCGCCGGGAAGTATTTCTCCGCCGCGGAGTTCTTCGCCGCCCATCTCTCTCCTATTGAG TCCGGATGTTGCAAGCCTCCGATGATATGCGGGTACCAGTACGCTGGTCCCACGACATGGAATGGCGCATCCAGCGTTGTAGCAGACGTTGACTGTGCCATGTGGAGCAACGACCCGAGCCAGCTCTGCTACAACTGCGAGTCGTGCAAGGCAGGGCTGCTGGGGAACCTGAGGCGTGAGTGGAGGAAGGCGAACGTCATACTCATTGTGACCGTGGTGGTGCTAATTTGCTTGTACGTCATAGCTTGCAACGCGTACAAGAATGCTCAGTTGGTGGACACAGTAAAGAGATAG